Proteins encoded in a region of the Onthophagus taurus isolate NC chromosome 10, IU_Otau_3.0, whole genome shotgun sequence genome:
- the LOC111413681 gene encoding acetylcholine receptor subunit alpha-like 1 isoform X3, which produces MTTNVWVEQEWNDYKLKWNPDDYGGVETLHVPSEHIWLPDIVLYNNADGNYEVTIMTKAILHHTGKVVWKPPAIYKSFCEIDVEYFPFDEQTCFMKFGSWTYDGYMVDLRHLSQVQDSNNIDVGIDLQDYYISVEWDIMRVPAVRNEKFYSCCEEPYPDIIFNITLRRKTLFYTVNLIIPCVGISFLSILVFYLPSDSGEKVSLSISILLSLTVFFLLLVEIIPPTSITVPLLGKYLLFTMLLCTLSVVITIAVLNVNFRSPVTHKLAPWVRVIFIDVLPKFLFIERPKKDDDGSDGSKNGNEALLTDVIHVPSMLDKCKSSFDSFDLSLPPPSRFDVAASGGMGPCFGEAPFPPMPLAGGDEELYSPASCRGGDGMDASGMDNSPSFEKIGLSEIEKTIADSRFIAQHVKNKDKFENVEEDWKYVAMVLDRLFLWIFTIACITGTALIILKAPSLYDTTKPIDILISKVAKKKMALLKMDPEEL; this is translated from the exons CGCCGACGGGAATTACGAGGTGACAATAATGACGAAAGCCATTCTGCACCACACCGGCAAAGTGGTGTGGAAACCACCAGCCATCTACAAGTCCTTCTGCGAAATAGACGTCGAGTACTTCCCTTTTGACGAACAGACGTGTTTCATGAAGTTTGGATCTTGGACTTACGACGGATACATG GTGGATTTAAGACATTTATCTCAAGTTCAAGATTCAAATAACATAGACGTAGGTATCGACCTGCAGGACTACTACATATCAGTAGAATGGGACATAATGAGAGTCCCCGCAGTAAGAAACGAAAAGTTTTACAGTTGCTGCGAAGAACCATACCCGGACATCATCTTCAATATCACCCTAAGAAGAAAAACCCTCTTCTACACCGTAAATCTAATCATTCCCTGCGTTGGAATCTCATTTCTTTCGATTCTCGTTTTCTACCTTCCCTCCGATTCCGGTGAAAAAGTTTCTTTGTCCATTTCGATCCTTTTATCGCTCACCGTTTTCTTCCTTTTACTTGTAGAAATCATTCCGCCAACTTCAATAACGGTCCCTTTACTTGGAAAATATCTTCTTTTCACAATGTTGCTCTGCACATTATCGGTGGTGATCACGATCGCCGTTTTAAACGTAAATTTTCGATCGCCGGTGACTCACAAATTAGCTCCGTGGGTCCGGGTGATCTTCATCGATGTGCTTCCCAAGTTCCTGTTCATCGAGCGCCCAAAAAAAGATGATGACGGCAGTGATGGTAGTAAAAATGGCAACGAAGCGCTCCTCACTGACGTCATTCATGTGCCCTCGATGCTCGACAAATGTAAAAGTTCTTTCGATAGTTTCGATTTGTCGTTGCCTCCTCCGTCGAGATTTGATGTTGCGGCTTCAGGAGGAATGGGGCCGTGTTTTGGTGAAGCTCCATTTCCACCTATGCCTCTCGCCGGAGGAGATGAAGAACTTTACAGTCCTGCCAGTTGTCGAGGAGGCGATGGAATGGATGCCAGTGGAATGGACAACAGCCCGTCCTTTGAAAAGATAGGGCTTAGCGAGATCGAAAAAACGATCGCCGACTCAAGATTCATTGCTCAACATGTTAAGAATAaggataaatttgaaaat GTGGAGGAGGATTGGAAATATGTAGCTATGGTCCTCGACCGTTTATTCTTGTGGATCTTCACAATAGCTTGCATAACGGGTACAGCCCTCATAATCCTCAAAGCGCCGTCTTTGTACGACACTACGAAACCGATTGATATATTAATATCGAAGGTCGCGAAGAAAAAAATGGCTCTGCTCAAGATGGACCCCGAGGAACTGTAA